From Thermococcus barophilus MP:
AGCTTGTAAAATACTTGGCGTTAAATTCTTTTGCTGCCTCTTTTGCTTTTTTTATCCTAATGTCCATAAAAGCAACGGGCTTTACTGTCTCAAGGTTCTTAAGAGCGTTTTTATGGGCTAAATTGAATATATTTCCGCAACCTACAACGCCTACCCTTAGTTTGCGGTCTGGCATAGGGCATCACTATTAAGGGGAGGGAACAAAAAGTATATAACGTTTTTCATTATAAACCACTTTAGATGGTTGTATTTTTGGGTGATAAAAATGAAGGTTATGGTGGGAATACCAAGCTACAACAACGCCGACACAATAGGCTTTGTAGTCAAACAAGCAGCTGAAGGACTGAAAAAGTACTTCGGGGGAGGAATAATAGCCAATGCTGACGGTGGAAGCAACGATGGAACAAGAGAAGTTGTTATGAAAACCAGAGTTCCAGAAGGGGTAGAAGTGATGAGCTTCGTTTATAAGTGGCCAATCCCTGGCAAAGGTAGCGCAATGAAAGAGCTCATGGAGCTCGCAAAGGAAAAAGGTGTTGATGTTCTGGTTTTTGTTGACAGCGATTTGAGGAGCATAACCCCTGAGTGGATTTACAAATTCGCCAAGCCAGTTGAAGATGGATATGATTTTGTTGCTCCGCTTTACATAAGACACAAATATGATGGTACAATAACAAATAACATCGCTTATCCAATGACAGCATCCCTCTATGGATACAATGTTAGACAGCCAATTGGGGGGGACTTTGGAATCAGTGCGAAGCTGATTGATGTTTACTTAGCGGATGAAGAGGTTTGGAAAACAGACGTTGCAAGATTTGGTGTTGATATATTTCTAACAACAACAGCCTTGGCTGAGGGATTCAGGGTAGTTCAAACAGCTTTGGGCTTAAAGATTCACAATCCGAAGGATCCAGCTGCCTCTCTCGGTCCAATGTTCAACCAAGTCGTTGGCACTTTGTTCATGTTGATGAAAAAATATGAAGAGAAATGGAAACCAGTTAAAAACATTAGAGACGTTGAGGTATTTGGAGAAATCCAATGGAAAGAACCAGAAGAAGTGAAGGTTACACTTGAGCTTTTGAAGCAAAAAGCCAAGGAACTTTTCAAAGAAAATGAAGCTATTTTAAAGAAGGCTTTAAGTGAAGAAACATTTACCCAAGTCACAAAAGCCCTTGAGACCTTTGAACTTGATGATGTTCTCTGGAGTCATATCCTATTTGATGGAGCAGTTGCATACAAGAGGGGAATCCTCAAGAACGCTGAACCACTGATACCACTCTACTTTGCAAAGACTGCTGATTTCGTTGAGAAGACAAGGGAGTTAACAACAGCAGAGGCAGAGAAGATAATTCAAGAGAGGGCAAAGGTCTTCTTAGAGGAAAAAGACTATCTGCTTGAGAAGTGGTGAGCTTTTGTTAATTCATTTTTTCTTGAAGTTTTCAAGAGAAGAGAATCTGGAGCCCGTTTGTGTGGTAGCCCCGCGGGGATTCGAACCCCGGTCGCGGGATCCAAAGCCCGTCGAAAAAGCCTTTATTCGCCGAATGAAGGTTTTATAGGGCTTATTTCAGAAGAAGCCATGAAAATGCCCCAACAGACATTTCCAGCCATAGGACATGTTTTCCACAGTAGTGGTAAACAAGATTACTACAGAAGGCTCCTTCAGGTTCAGAATCCAAACCAGTACTACGTCATCACAGAGGAAGACATCAACAGGCTCTTCCTAGAGTTCGAAGCAAAGGGGGTCACCCACTCCCACAAACGGAGCGTTGAGTACATTATCACAATGTTCCTGAAGGAAGCCACGAAAGAGAACCACGGAAGATACATTTTCACAATGAAAGACCTGAAAGAATACCTAACCCTGATACGACAGTCATACTCCCCCTCCTTTTACCGCAAAAACATCACATACCTCAAAAAGCTCTTCAGAATCGCAGGGATAGACTTGGCAGAATCACTCAAGGCACCAACAGAGCTTAACGTGGACCTGACCATCGTGACCGTGGATGACATCAAGAGCCTCATTCAGCTCGTTGATTCCCTCCACATTAGCAACCGTTTTGAGGACTGGAAAAGGGATCAGTTTATCACAGCAATGCTCCTAATGGCAGTGAGTGGAATGAGAGTCAGCGAACTCGAAAGGATTCCCCTGAAGGAGATTGACATTGAAAACAGGCGGATTCGCCTTAACACGCACCAGACCAAAACCAGACAGGCAAGGGTCGTCTTTTTCACGTCTGAGGTTCAGGAGTTGCTGGAGGACTACATCAGAACTCATAGACCAAACGTGAATCTGCCCTTGGCTACGATAGCCCAGTTGCAGAGGCCCTTCCGCAAAAAAAGTCCCCTTAGAAACCAGAAACTCCGGCCAAAACACATGAGAAAGTTCTTTGCTCAAGAATGGGACAGAAGAAACGGCAATGCGACTATCAAAAAGATGCTGATGGGTCATTCAATAAGATACGATATCAATGCACTGCATTACTCTCACCATACTGTTGATGAACTACAAGATGCGTACGACAAGGTCTTTTGTGATCTACGATTCCTAGGATAAACTTTTTTCTCTCCTTTTTTAGTTTTTATTCCAAAAATTGAGTATCAATCCCAGAACTTCGTGATGAATCCTGAAGCAGGGATCCAAAAATCAAACAACAAAGAATTAAAGGAAAACCTAAGCCTATGCTTCTTTTACTATTGTGAACGTTTTGAACACATCTCGCATAAAATCAACTGTTTGTTCCACGGCTTTTTCTTCATCTCCGAGCCATGAATAATTAAATTTTAATACTTCAAGGGCATTGAGCAGGAGCTGAAGATTTGACGCCATGTCCAAATACAGCGAATCGTATTCATGCAGAATTTTCCAATTGACAAGTTCAAAGTCATTCTCCATTTTAGCATCATACCTAACATTGATGCGATAAAATTCAGCGCTCACGTTATCCGTGTAATTAACCATTTCATCCATCTTTAGCTTCATAACCCTCTCTCTAACCCAAGTAGGGTCAATTGTAAAGTACCTAACATGTTTTAACGCTTCCTCAAGCCTCAAAAACACATCATCTGGAATATCCTCTATGACAGGAACATTTGTAAACTCAAACCTCACAGGTTTGAACAAGCCTATCCCCGGTCTCTGAGGCTGTGTTATTCTAACTGGAACAAACCTGAACAGCAAGTCAGAGGGAGCAATTCGCGAGATCGGAACAACTTTGTATCTATCAAACCGCTCCAACGTTTCCTTCCCCCACGCATGCCGATATTGTTGCTCAATAACCTTAGTCCTCTCCTTAACACTCCTCACAACATCATAGAGATTTTTTAGATGCAAATCTTGAACTACAATGGGTTCTCCAATCTTGCCAAAGACTGCCTGAATCAAAGATGTTTTCCCCGCCCCCTGGCTACCAAAAACCAGGATCCTGAACTTCGTAAACTTCGCATACATTAGTGCAATTGCCACAATTTCATGCGTTGAAACCCGCCAGCCAAAACTTCTCAACTTCCTGAATATTTCAAACTTCAAATCATAATAACTTTTGATGTCATTTAAATCAACTATGACTACATTAGTACGCACTATCCTGTATGTCAAAGGATTTTCCGAAACTAACTCTACAGCTCCCGCTTTAACCAATTCTTCAAGTGCAATTGTTAGCGTCTTGCCGCTCTTATTGGTAGCTTTCATAATTTCATTCCTAGTGGCAATACCTACTTGCTCCAGATATTCGAGAATTTTAGACTTAAGTTCAGCTGACGCCACATCTCACACCACCACTGCGACATAGCACAAAAAGAAATTAAATTTAGCTTTTCACGTGTTGATTAAAACCAACGCCATTTAAAACTCTATTGTCCATTTATCCTGTTGTCATTGCTATTTTTGGCAAAAGAAAACCATGGCACTGTTTGGTACGCTTTGGCAAGCCTTGGCACGCTTTTTCACTATTTAATATTAAACTAAATACAAATAAAGATAGTAAAAATTAATATTTTTATGGAAATATTGAACTAAAAATAATAGAATAACAAATTTAGAATTCTAAAATTCTCTATGTATTAGTTTTTATTATTTATTTTTATTATGTGGACCAAAAGTGCCAAAAGCTCCAAATTTTAAATTCTCCAATCATTTATTACCAAACTCGTACCAAACGATAACTCTTACTTTAAAAGAAAAAATAATGTCTAAAGTATCTCCATTCAACCAAAACTCTGACGAAAAGTTTATTCAATAAACAAAGAACTTAAGGATGATTTTAGCTTGTACTGGTTTAACATCTCTTAAAACTTTAAAACAAGGGTTTGGTATGGAAAATTTCTCATTAAAACGTAGCTACATCGAGAACAGTCAACGCAATACTTCAATCACAAATAACAAACACATTCACAAATACACACCCACTCCAATGCTGGAATAGGAAAAGTAACAATTAAATGCAACGATTCAACGAAAAAATTAAAGAAAAATCAGAGAAGATCAGCGCTTGAAAAGAGCTTGACTGCAACAAGCTGTCTGACATCGGTGGAGTAAACTTCTATCCAATCCTTCCTATTTTCACTCATCAAGAATAATAAACGGGCTTCATCCTTGAACTTTTTCTCAATCAGTAGCATCTCAAAAAACTGGATTATTACTTCGGCGAATTCATCATCAATTCTCTTTAACTTTCTCCTCTTCACAATATCTTTCAACTCCTCTCTCGTGCAACCTTTAGCCCTAAGTCTTTGTGAAACAGTGTCAAACTCAAAGACAAGGAAGTACTCGAACGACGTTGTTTCTCCCCCCACCTTCAAAATCCTAACAAGGTAGAATAAATTTAGCTGAAAATTTCCGTTGATTCAAAATATTTAATATGCATTGCTTCAAGCTTTCTACTGGTGCCTGTTTTTGTTTTTCATTTTTCGGAGGGAGTTCTTATGGAGAAACTTCTAGCATACGTTGAGTTGAAAACTCAAGAAAGTAAAAAGAAAGCATTGGACCTCATAAAAAAGGCGGGTTCCTCAAGAGGTCATGAAAAGAGAAGATTTGAGGTTGAAGTTGCATATTGGGCAGGCAAGCTCTCAGCTTATGCTGAAGTTAGAGGCATGATACTAAGGAATGTGGAAGCAAGAGAGGAGCTCAAACAGCTTATCGAAAAAGCCGCAGAAACAGCACTAATTAAAGAAAAACTTGCAGTTCTTCATGCAATATCAAAACATTCAAATCATACAACAGACATAAAATCATTCGAGAGAGGAGTGGAAGAACTCAAATTCGAACTTTTTAAGGCTCTTAATTTATTAGATGACGTGACAATAATTGAAATAAAGTGACTGTTCTATGTTTTTTAATTTTTATTTTTACACTATTGCGCAAATGTTTTTAGCCTCTTAAGCAAAAACCGGACTCAATGTTAATGCTTCAGCACCGTACTAAATTATCACACAAATCAACACACTATTATCCAGGCGTTGTTTTTAAAATATCCTATTTTACTTCTAGAATTGATTTAGTAAAGAAAGCAACGATTCAAATTAGCCAAGTTTAAGTTTTCTAAGTTATTTTTATCCCGCACACAATCCAAAAAACAGCCCTCTCATGCCTTCTTTTTACACATGAATAGAATTTCATGTTTTTGAGGAAAACTATTGTGGTCAAAATACGTGCATTGTCCCCAAACTTTGATGTTACAAATTGCTCCAAATGAAGCTCCCAGAAAGCTTCTTTTTAAAATCTTCTAAAATACGTCTGTATTGTATCCAAACCTAGATGTTAAAGAAAAGAAAAATGCATCATAGATTGACCTAACAACCTAACCAACATAAAGTACGTATCGTTTTTTCGTTTTAATGTCTAAAGTTTCCAATGGATTTCTGAATCTAAAGAGCATGGGTTCCTTTCCAATATTTACAACCAAATAAAGCCAATAGTTAGGAGCATGGTCTTCGGCGAATTTATGCTCGGCTTCTGTAAGTTCGGCCCATAAAGAAAACCCCTTATGCCCCTTGACTTCAATGTATCTGACTTCACCAGTGACTAAATCTCTACTCAAAATGTCATAGTGTTCTTCTAAAGACACATTTTTCACAAGCCATTTGCTTGGATCATTTCCATATTTCCTAATGTATCTCTGTTTTTCATACTCGATAGCTATTCTCATTGCTTCTTTTTCTATCTTAAGTATTTCTTCTGTTGGAGAATTTCTTTCCCATTTTTCTTCTCCACTTTCAACTTCTCTAATGTATTTGAATATGGCTATCTCTTCAACTGTTGTCTTATCAAAGTCTAATGGAAAGAACACTTGTCCAGCCTTTAAGGGTTTATGGAATCGATCTTCATATTTTTCCCATTTAAAGGAGATTTCTTGAAGTAATTTCCTTATGGTGCTTTTTATTTTACCAATATCTCTAAATTTTTCAATGCTTGTTTGGTTAGTTTCTTCAACACTCTCATATGGGACAGCTGTTAATATTTGTGTACTCATGTCTTTAAGAGCTTCGAGGAGTTTGAGCCCATAGAGAATGTCTCCCTTCTTGTCAATAGCTACAGGAATTTCAATCAGTGTTTGGGAGGAATTCTTTAGTTTCACTAAATAGATTCTCCTAAGTGTTTCTTCCCCCTTTACAAAAAGAATCATTTTGCTTCCAAGGTCCGTACTGCCTTTTAATAGTAGGGCATTAAGCTCCTTCCATAGATTTATTGCCTTTTTATCGCCCCCATAGATGAATAACGAAAGCCATTCTTGAAGTTCTTTCTCAACTTGTTTTCTAGAAAGATAATCTGAGCCAAGATATTTTGAAAGTTCACTTCTGATTTTCTCTCCCTTAATAACTGGAAACACACTTTTGGCTCTTAATCTTGCAGAGAGTTGGTTTATCATTGCTAATAATTCCCTAACATAAATACCAAGATTGCCCTTTATTGATTCCAAAACAAGCGTGTATTCGTTAATTTTCTTCCTTTTCTTTGGATCGAGATTTAGCAATCCTAAATCGGCTCTCCATAAGTTTTCTGCACTTGCAATGTAGACCTTGCTGCCTACGAGTTGAGGAGGATTAGTCATGGCTTTGTCAATGTTCATTAACTTATGATAAAGGTTCTCTAATACATCTCTATCCATTTTATTTGATAGAAATACGGTGTACACATAAGATTCTTTTTTCTGACCTAAACGCCATATTCTTCCCATTCTCTGTTCGAGCTTGATTGGGCTCCATGGAGCTTCATAATTTATCAAGACATTTGCAACTTGAAGATTCAGACCTTCTCCAGCAACATCTGTCGCTATCAATATCTTTGCACCATTCTCTTGTTCAAATCTCTCTTTGATATTATGAACATCCCCTTTATTTTTGCCAGAAATTGTTACAATATCCGTTTCATTGATCCCCAGATATTTGGGGAGATTGTTTTTGAGATATTCTAAAGTGTCCAGGTATTCTGTGAAAATTACAATTTTCTCTCCTCTGTCAAGATGATACTTGACAAGTTTTGCTACGTTTTTTATTTTGCTGTCTTTTTCCTGAGCTTTTCTTGCTAACTCCAAGATTCCTCTCAATTTCTCTATTTGTCTCGATGTCAAAATATCGGCATAAGCTTCAACTATTTTGTTCAGCTCCTCATCAATTTCATCTGCTTCAATTTCTAATTCGTCATAACCAAGAGCAAATATTTTCTGTAAGATGTCTTCTACTTTTTTTGGGTGTTCCTTTCCTCTGCTTTTTGATATCATCCTGTTGAGTGTCTGAATTGAGGCATAATAACTTGAACTTGCTCTCTTTCTTAGGATAACAGCAAGCAAAGATAGTGGAATATTATCAGGGGCAATCATCTCTGTTAGAATCTTTTGAAGTTCTGAGAAGTACTCTTTTTCAACATCGCTGATATCAACTATGAAGGAATGAACATGACACTTCTTGAATATTTCCTCCCCTTCAGCTTGGTTTACTATCCCCTTAGTTCTCCTGAATACAAGTGTTTCATGTGTTACCCTGTAAAACTTTGGAGCATCCAATGCATCGTAATTCTCGGTAAGTGTTGGGTCTAAGTATCTAAGTCTGTTTAGATAGTCTTTGTAGTCTCCTCTATGAGGAGTCGCAGAAAGCAGAATTATGTTTCTATGTTTATTGCTGGTTAATCTCCTCAATAAATAGTCTCTTTGTGTGCCAAGCGTTGCATTGTGGGCTTCGTCCACTATTATTAAATCCCAGCCAACAGAATCGATAATATCTGGATATCTCTTAGCTAAATCAATTGACATTATGTAGTAATATGCCTTGTCTACTCCACTTTTGAAAAAGGTGTTCTTTAACTGAGAGCCACTTGAGACAATCCAAGGCATGCCTCCAACTCTTTTAACTTCAGAAACCCATTGTTCGATAAGAATTTTTGGGGTTAATATCAGCACCTTTCTAATACCATCTTGAAGTTCGAGATACTTTGCTATTGCAAGGGCTTCTATGGTTTTCCCTAATCCAATTTCATCAGCTATCAGTACTCTAATTGGTCTAACAGTCATTAGATGCAGAAGCAAATCAGCTTGATGTAAGAATGGGATTATCTTTTGTTTTGAGAGAGGATTTGTAATTGCAAAAAAGAATGCAATAGGATTACTCCTAATGATTCTGTTTGCTAAATAAACTTTAAATTCACTTTCAAAACCTCTAATCACAGTAAATCACCCTAAAACACTTTGATATTCTCCTAACTCGTTTTCTTCCTCCCTCCCAATAGGCATTCCTAAAAGTTGAAGCCCAATATCTAAGAGCCAAAATCGGCAACTCCATAACTGTTCTTTCAATTTCCCTACGCTCAGTTTCAGACTTCACAAATTGTGAAACCATGGCATAGACAAAAAGTCTTAAGTAGTTCTCGTCATTTTCTCCCTCTAGGACTTTTCCTTTGATATTAAAGCCAAGCTTTCTTGCAAAATCAAGAAATTCTGGAAGAAATACTCTTGCTTTTCCTTCAATCTTTCCTTTGACATATTTGTTCTCCCCTTCAATAGGTAAAAAAGGAATAAACTCAGCCATTTTCTGCTCCTTTTCAAATAGCAGTTTCATAGGTCTAATGTACTTTAATTTTATCAGATATTTTGTCATTTACACTACCTCCTAAGTTCAACTACAAACGTCACTTTATCATTTAGCACAGACAACTTTTTGAGTAGTAGTTCTGTAATTGTAATTTCTCCTTGGATCGTGACATCTACATTAAGTTCGTCGCTCCCATCTAAATATTCCTTTGAATCTTCAATTACTTGAGTAGCTACATCAAGTGGAATTCTATCCAAGTCCATAGAAACTCTTGAACCATTGGCTTTTATTACAGCAGTTCCTGACAGTATGTGTTCACTACCAATAGCATCCTGCAATATTTTGAGATGTTCAAGTCTCCTGATGTTTTCAATTTTTATTAATGTCCCTCCAATATGCTCTTCTGTGAGTTTTCTAGTTCTTATGGTGGGGGTGATTACTTCTACTCTTAGGGTAGCTACATGCTCCACATCTTTACTTTCAGCATAAAGCCTGAATTCGTCGCTTTCTCTTGGAGCCTTTAGATGCCAGACAGTCTCGAAAGGCACGATTCCATTTGTTTCTTTAAGTTTTCCATAATCAACTTTCAGCTTGACTTCAAATGATTTATTTGGATCCTTTGGAGCTATTACAACTTTCACTTCAATGAGCTCTTCAGGATGTGCTGAAACATAAGCTGGAGAAATTTCAATTTCGAAGTCGCTGAAATCATCTGAGAGTTCTTCTTCAGTAATGACAACGACAAAATTCCCTTCAACAAGCATGTTAATGTCTTCATCTTTGATTGAAATATTGTCCTTATCTCCGACTATGTCTTTGAGTCTTATTCTCTGTCCGTCTATCTCAAGAAATACTTCAACTTTTCTTCTGATTTTCTTCTTTCCTCTCTCGATTGTCTTTGTTTCCTCCCTTTGCAGTAGAGAACTCACTTGGGCCTCAAGCGCAATTCTCTTTGGCAAAATCTTGTCATCAAGAGTTATTTGATGAATTGTGGCTTGCTCCGTACTCTCTTTTTTGATTTCACCATTTACTATTGCTATTTCCTTGACATCTTTGAATACTAACTTGCCACTTTTTGTTAAGATTCCTATTTCAAGTCTTGAAAGACCCTCTTTGAGGGCTTCTTTTATCCGCTCATCCTCAACCATTGGTAACGCTGGATTCATGCGGAAGTAGTTTCGTATCTCTCCAAAAGTGTAAGGTCTTGAGCTTAGGTCAATCCCTACAATGTTTAGCATTGCCTTTAACTCATCAAACGAAAGATATTCTGCAACTTTTTCAACTTCCGGTGAAATTAGGACTGAATAAACAGTTTCAAGTATTGATGTTGAAGTTGTTGAAGCTTCAGTTGCTTTTACACTGTCTCGGTATCCTTCATTTACCGGAAATGCGACTTTTCTGAAGGATTGTACTATTGTGGTGAACAAATCATCTTTAGCAGCATTTTCTATGTGCTCAATCATTGATTGCTGTATCTTTACAACGTTCTTCCCATAGTCGGAGTAGATTTTGTCAACTTCTTTTTTAACCTCTTTACAGGCTTCAACTTTCGCGAAAGCTTCTAGAATTGAATTAAATCCTTGCGGCGTTGGATACGTGACGACTATTGTATTCCTGAATTTCCTTGTTCCTCCCTTATGTTTAAGGATCAAATCC
This genomic window contains:
- a CDS encoding tyrosine-type recombinase/integrase; amino-acid sequence: MKMPQQTFPAIGHVFHSSGKQDYYRRLLQVQNPNQYYVITEEDINRLFLEFEAKGVTHSHKRSVEYIITMFLKEATKENHGRYIFTMKDLKEYLTLIRQSYSPSFYRKNITYLKKLFRIAGIDLAESLKAPTELNVDLTIVTVDDIKSLIQLVDSLHISNRFEDWKRDQFITAMLLMAVSGMRVSELERIPLKEIDIENRRIRLNTHQTKTRQARVVFFTSEVQELLEDYIRTHRPNVNLPLATIAQLQRPFRKKSPLRNQKLRPKHMRKFFAQEWDRRNGNATIKKMLMGHSIRYDINALHYSHHTVDELQDAYDKVFCDLRFLG
- a CDS encoding helicase-related protein, translating into MIRGFESEFKVYLANRIIRSNPIAFFFAITNPLSKQKIIPFLHQADLLLHLMTVRPIRVLIADEIGLGKTIEALAIAKYLELQDGIRKVLILTPKILIEQWVSEVKRVGGMPWIVSSGSQLKNTFFKSGVDKAYYYIMSIDLAKRYPDIIDSVGWDLIIVDEAHNATLGTQRDYLLRRLTSNKHRNIILLSATPHRGDYKDYLNRLRYLDPTLTENYDALDAPKFYRVTHETLVFRRTKGIVNQAEGEEIFKKCHVHSFIVDISDVEKEYFSELQKILTEMIAPDNIPLSLLAVILRKRASSSYYASIQTLNRMISKSRGKEHPKKVEDILQKIFALGYDELEIEADEIDEELNKIVEAYADILTSRQIEKLRGILELARKAQEKDSKIKNVAKLVKYHLDRGEKIVIFTEYLDTLEYLKNNLPKYLGINETDIVTISGKNKGDVHNIKERFEQENGAKILIATDVAGEGLNLQVANVLINYEAPWSPIKLEQRMGRIWRLGQKKESYVYTVFLSNKMDRDVLENLYHKLMNIDKAMTNPPQLVGSKVYIASAENLWRADLGLLNLDPKKRKKINEYTLVLESIKGNLGIYVRELLAMINQLSARLRAKSVFPVIKGEKIRSELSKYLGSDYLSRKQVEKELQEWLSLFIYGGDKKAINLWKELNALLLKGSTDLGSKMILFVKGEETLRRIYLVKLKNSSQTLIEIPVAIDKKGDILYGLKLLEALKDMSTQILTAVPYESVEETNQTSIEKFRDIGKIKSTIRKLLQEISFKWEKYEDRFHKPLKAGQVFFPLDFDKTTVEEIAIFKYIREVESGEEKWERNSPTEEILKIEKEAMRIAIEYEKQRYIRKYGNDPSKWLVKNVSLEEHYDILSRDLVTGEVRYIEVKGHKGFSLWAELTEAEHKFAEDHAPNYWLYLVVNIGKEPMLFRFRNPLETLDIKTKKRYVLYVG
- a CDS encoding glycosyltransferase — its product is MKVMVGIPSYNNADTIGFVVKQAAEGLKKYFGGGIIANADGGSNDGTREVVMKTRVPEGVEVMSFVYKWPIPGKGSAMKELMELAKEKGVDVLVFVDSDLRSITPEWIYKFAKPVEDGYDFVAPLYIRHKYDGTITNNIAYPMTASLYGYNVRQPIGGDFGISAKLIDVYLADEEVWKTDVARFGVDIFLTTTALAEGFRVVQTALGLKIHNPKDPAASLGPMFNQVVGTLFMLMKKYEEKWKPVKNIRDVEVFGEIQWKEPEEVKVTLELLKQKAKELFKENEAILKKALSEETFTQVTKALETFELDDVLWSHILFDGAVAYKRGILKNAEPLIPLYFAKTADFVEKTRELTTAEAEKIIQERAKVFLEEKDYLLEKW